From Plasmodium yoelii strain 17X genome assembly, chromosome: 11, a single genomic window includes:
- a CDS encoding choline/ethanolaminephosphotransferase, which yields MGIIFKLNKNAYSNCKSYSYKRGAHSLFEKLCEPYWNFCVKLIPKSVTANLLTLLGFICSTLAFFLMYMFDMNNKKYDHIYIYMGILFFLYSTFDSIDGKQARRTNTSSALGQLFDHGCDAITSCLFVVVAVKTIGLTHGCVLFWAIGYIQLMTYIISWLEHYTKTFNTTNGPFGVTEITLFGIALCVFRGLKGPGIYQKLTFKNIIPAKIHSFFGYSLLSLSLSTILIVVSFLLITPTTVNFIYKGITNAKKKKKEASLLLALFIGFILSEYYFYRTTITPQNELICFLILAIYSAFYTLHIHLSTLLKIKMPYVPIPIIVYYAFMALLFVKRTMKPKFLNVAALSENNILYYILGFGLFYLFDYSYTVITNICKELGITFLFVKRKKK from the exons atggggattattttcaaattaaacaaaaatgcCTACTCCAATTGTAAATCTTACTCATATAAGAGGGGAGCCCACTCTCTATTCGAGAAATTATGTGAACCGTATTGGAATTTTTGCGTCAAACTAATTCCAAAG TCCGTAACGGCCAATCTGTTGACATTACTAGGATTTATATGTTCAACATTGGCATTCTTTCTCATGTATATGTTTGACATGAACAATAAGAAGTATgatcacatatatatatatatggggatcttattctttttatattca aCTTTTGATTCCATTGACGGAAAACAAGCAAGAAGAACAAACACAAGTTCTGCATTAGGACAACTTTTTGATCATGGATGTGACGCAATTACTTCA TGTTTATTTGTTGTAGTCGCTGTTAAAACTATTGGTTTGACCCATGGATGTGTATTATTTTGG GCTATAGGATATATCCAATTAATGACTTACATTATATCG tgGTTAGAACATTATACAAAAACATTCAACACAACCAATGGACCTTTTGGAGTAACTGAAATCACTCTCTTT gGAATAGCATTATGTGTTTTTAGAGGATTAAAAGGACCAGgaatatatcaaaaattaacctttaaaaatataattccaGCCAAGATACA tTCCTTTTTTGGATATTCCTTATTAAGTTTATCATTATCTACCATATTGATTGTTGTATCCTTCTTGCt taTTACCCCAACCACTgttaatttcatatataaagGAATTACAAACGccaagaaaaagaaaaaagaagcATCAT TACTCTTAGCATTATTTATCGGATTTATCTTATCAGAATATTATTTCTATAGAACAA ccATAACCCCCCAAAATGAATTGATATGCTTCTTAATCTTAGCTATATACTCAGCCTTTTACACATTACACATACATTTATCCACACTTTTAAAG attAAAATGCCATATGTCCCAATTCCAATAATAGTCTATTACGCTTTTATGGCTCTCTTATTCGTCAAAAGAACAATGAAACCAAAATTCTTAAATGTTGCAGCACTTTCCgaaaacaatatattatattacatTTTAGGATTTGGATTATTTTACTTATTTGACTATTCATACACTGTAATAACAAATATCTGCAAAGAGCTCGGCATTACTTTCTTATttgttaaaagaaaaaaaaaataa
- a CDS encoding protease, putative, translated as MFYKELIDDNCEQNQKNVERNSFGIYIRLLYCFFSVTLLIGFSCIANGRKGIFYLLFSFCPSFVYLYLFKKKIKKRIKFSHIVEMILYGAILSIIFAGFLEYIFSLLCFYFCHTCFLKNVKESYSFACLIVILLYFFLGVAYVEEFSKICPIFFINANSIVNKNEYTELPIIENHNFKSDITYEDNEHNNKFNKFKYIYVDDKFEYIYFSLCSSAGFSSTENLIYFTLTSEDNFLTIIILRNIICVLLHMSCSGISSYNIINNRNNENRNGMMQSILSILKSLFLSSLFHAIYDYSIYYSSLNIPEYQISFFKALFMYSFFSMLFIFFVIIKGIV; from the exons atgttttataaaGAATTG ATCGATGATAACTGTGAACAAAACcaaaaaaatgtagaaaGAAATTCCTTTGGAATATATATTCGGTTAttgtattgttttttttctgtgACATTGTTGATTG gTTTTTCTTGTATAGCAAACGGGAGAAAaggaatattttatttgcttttttctttttgccCTAGTTTCGTTTATCTTTATCT ATtcaagaagaaaataaagaaacgaataaaattttcacaCATTGTTGAAATGATATTATATGGAGCTATATTATCGATTATTTTTGCAggatttttagaatatattttctcacttttatgtttttatttttgtcatacatgttttttaaaaaatgttaaggAATCATATTCCTTTGCCTGTTTAATAGTGATACtattat ACTTTTTTTTGGGGGTAGCATATGTAGAagaattttcaaaaatttgtccaatattttttattaatgcTAATTCaatagtaaataaaaatgaatacacAGAACTGCCTATTATTGAAAATCACAATTTTAAAAGTGATATAACATATGAAGATAATGAACataataacaaatttaataagtttaaatatatttatgtagaTGATAAATtcgaatatatatatttttccttgTGCTCTTCAGCAGg ATTTTCAAGCACAGAAAACctaatttattttactttaacATCAGAAGATAATTTTTTgacaattataatattaag GAATATAATTTGTGTCTTATTACACATGTCATGTTCAGGAATATCATCCTACAACATTATAAACAATCGAAATAATGAAAATCGAAatg GCATGATGCAAAGCATATTATCGATATTgaaatcattatttttatcatcattatttcaTGCCATATATGACTATTCCATATATTACAGTTCATTAAATATACCTGAATAtcaaatttcattttttaaagcaTTGTTTAtgtattcttttttttcaatgttatttatatttttcgttATAATTAAAGGAATTGTTTGA
- a CDS encoding DNA methyltransferase 1-associated protein 1, putative: MSHIYDMLGINIEKIKDKKKEKDKKSKKELNFLKENDNLFSLPTSSKTINVNNKNSSIWRLVKFKNKCRNDDLILKKWKKIGYKNDKIQFNENAIEDDYTFEKFNKKLNIVKYDDEFYNKQIKNMNLKWTKEETDYLFNLCEKYECHFIIIYDVYDTKYSRTIEEIKDRFYSVSKKVVEDAYDQKIKLEESKKIKNNTDLIKLKEGKAKHPLVKFTYNMEADIERKNTIHKTYTISKKDVMLEEITMESIKKFESKIKHELKKVSDMKKLKKKFELTNDEIIPINKFPEDEKDEKNIYSAKYFFQKLKIDISYFDKLDIYLKENGIEKPTIYTENICFLYGVLRTDVAILLNLKKKIEKLKQEREYWRNELIKLEEEYIKKKNKS, translated from the exons ATGAGTCATATATATGATATGCTCGGTATTAACAtcgaaaaaataaaggatAAGAAAAAGGAGAAAGATAAAAAGAGCAAAAaagaattaaattttttaaaagaaaatgataactTGTTTTCACTTCCAACATCATCTAAAACTATAAat GTTAATAACAAGAATTCTAGCATATGGAGGTTggtaaaatttaaaaacaaatgcAGAAATGATGACTTAATactaaaaaaatggaaaaaaatagggtataaaaatgacaaaattcaatttaatgaaaatgcTATAGAAGATGATTACacttttgaaaaatttaataaaaaattaaatatagtaaaatatGATGATGAATTTTacaataaacaaattaaaaatatgaatttaaaatGGACAAAGGAAGAAActgattatttatttaatttatgtgaaaaatatgaatgtcattttattattatatatgatgtATATGATACTAAATATTCAAGAACTatagaagaaataaaagatcGGTTTTATAGCGTCTCTAAAAAAGTTGTAGAAGATGCTTATGATCAAAAAATTAAGTTAGaagaatcaaaaaaaattaaaaataatactgaTTTAATAAAACTAAAAGAAGGAAAAGCTAAACATCCACTAGTCAAATTTACGTATAATATGGAAGCAGATATCgaaagaaaaaatacaattcataaaacatatacaatatcaaaaaaagaCGTAATGTTAGAAGAAATAACAATGGAAAgcattaaaaaatttgagAGCAAAATTAAAcatgaattaaaaaaggtGTCTgatatgaaaaaattgaaaaagaaATTTGAATTAACCAACGATGAAATTATACCG ATAAACAAATTCCCTGAGGACGAAAAggacgaaaaaaatatttatagcgcaaaatattttttccaaaaaCTTAAAATCGATATCTCATATTTTGACAAActagatatatatttaaaagaaaacgGCATAGAAAAACCAACCATATATACAGAAAACATTTGCTTCTTATATGG GGTTTTAAGAACTGACGTGGCTATATTGttgaatttgaaaaaaaaaatcgaaaaattaaaacag GAACGCGAATATTGGAGAAATGAGTTAATAAAATTGGAAGaagaatatattaaaaagaaGAATAAGTCATAA
- a CDS encoding glutamyl-tRNA(Gln) amidotransferase subunit B, putative produces MMFAYIWFSYFVFFIWFEITCFKINTLKGNNNLISLGQNIKNIKVKFRNSIYNHEVTNNTELTKNIENKLKYQIGIEMHVQLSTKHKAFCNCFNISSLYKEKKNEKYNTDLTNFLNENILKKKTVNKIDNYNSEIDNLKNDIKENKKSETNCHGNYGDNIITKPNEHICNICVGEVGSLNLVNITAILYTYLISIILNCNLSKHISFDRKIYNYYDLPKGYQITQKEKPLGSNGYIYINGKKYNIKSVHLEEDTSKSFLIFNKLNKINSNESIPSEVNDRDTFNNDILLDKNKHVDDITNNCINSSCNDTNLEINSINHGLGINSNSDIKLLLDYNRCGIPLAEIVIEKGYMNIDDCINLLKEIKNKICLLGVCVGNKENIRSDINISFEYENIKYNRIELKNINSFTKIRNCIELEKQNVVKSILENYNNIKCNNNNNDNNNISSDIYTKSYVNNTDYFLRKKEKYNYVHEGNIPEYKINNKVLKLLKFYVNYKIKIYEDQIKYKWSNHYFHVFFNDPFLYNYFNECLEHIEVDKKVNGDEIDEVVNRMDEEKSISNFIVNTLIDILKKKNMLSKKILIKPKDLYFLIKYSKKNNLDKAFIREYLYKYIDIGFDKEALLEKLNTANNNNIFDEMHNMLKNILDENIKYLQIDDNKNILNEQNFKNRIIGILKNKINQEKSLMSINYTFVNTFISDYIKKILEEMS; encoded by the coding sequence ATGATGTTTGCTTACATATGGTTTAGTTActtcgttttttttatttggttTGAAATTACATGCTTCAAAATAAACACATTAAAAGGTaacaataatttaatttccttaggacaaaatataaaaaatataaaagtaaaaTTCAGAAATAGCATATACAATCATGAGGTAACCAATAACACGGAGCTAACAAAAAACATCGAAAATAAATTGAAATATCAAATTGGCATTGAGATGCACGTACAATTAAGTACAAAACATAAAGCATTTTGTAACTGCTTTAATATATCTTctttatataaagaaaaaaaaaatgaaaagtaTAACACTGATTTAACAAActttttaaatgaaaatatattgaaaaaaaaaacagtaAACAAAATAGATAATTATAACTCTGAAATtgacaatttaaaaaatgatataaaagaaaataaaaaaagtgaaacaAATTGTCATGGTAATTATGGGGATAACATTATTACTAAACCAAATGAACATATTTGCAATATTTGTGTAGGTGAAGTAGGTTCGTTAaatttagtaaatattaCAGCCATTttgtatacatatttaatttCTATCATTCTTAATTGTAATTTAAGTAAGCATATATCATTTGATAGAAAAAtctataattattatgatttGCCAAAAGGATATCAAATTACACAAAAAGAAAAACCACTAGGATCAAatggatatatttatattaacggaaaaaaatataatataaaaagtgTTCATTTAGAAGAAGATACAAGCAAATCTTTTCTaattttcaataaattaaataaaataaactcCAATGAATCGATACCATCAGAAGTAAATGATAGAGACACATTTAATAATGACATTTTAttggataaaaataaacatgtTGATGATATTACTAATAATTGCATAAATTCATCATGTAATGATACCAATTTAGAAATTAATTCGATTAATCATGGACTTggaataaatagtaattcgGATATAAAGCTTTTATTAGACTATAACAGATGTGGTATACCATTAGCTGAAATTGTAATCGAAAAGGGTTACATGAATATTGACGATTGTATAAACCTGTTAAAagaaatcaaaaataaaatatgtttgcTAGGTGTGTGTGTAggtaataaagaaaatataagatCAGACATAAACATATCTTttgaatatgaaaatataaaatataataggaTAGAgcttaaaaatattaatagcTTTACAAAAATAAGAAATTGTATAGAAttagaaaaacaaaatgttGTTAAATCAATcttagaaaattataataacataaaatgtaataataataataatgacaataataatatatcaagtgatatatatacaaaaagcTATGTAAATAATACAGATTATTTTTTAcgtaaaaaagaaaaatataattatgtacACGAAGGAAATATACctgaatataaaataaacaataaagTCTTAAAGTTGTTAAAGTTTTatgttaattataaaatcaaaatatatgaagatcaaattaaatataaatggtCAAACCATTATTTCcatgtattttttaatgacCCATTTTTATACAACTATTTTAACGAATGTTTGGAACATATAGAAGTAGATAAAAAAGTAAATGGTGATGAAATCGACGAGGTTGTAAATCGGATGGATGAAGAAAAGAGCATCTCAAATTTTATAGTTAATACATTAatagatatattaaaaaaaaaaaatatgttatcaaaaaaaattttgataaaaccaaaggatttatattttcttatcaaatactcaaaaaaaaataatctaGACAAAGCTTTTATCagagaatatttatataaatatatagacaTAGGGTTTGACAAAGAAGCattattagaaaaattaaacactgcaaataataataatatcttTGATGAAATGCATAATATGCTAAAAAATATCcttgatgaaaatataaagtaTTTACAAattgatgataataaaaatatattaaatgagcaaaattttaaaaaccGAATTATaggtattttaaaaaataaaataaatcaagaGAAATCGTTAATGAGCATTAATTACACATTTGTAAATACCTTTATTAGtgattatattaaaaaaatattggaGGAAATGTCATAG
- a CDS encoding glucosamine 6-phosphate N-acetyltransferase, putative, with protein sequence MENSHKEKNIPEINNCESFKEFYLDILNKKKVLYKYVFTWNNYKFKFKLMSTYYEYLIICNQMLRDVTTCNIFFGPSLFFEMIGKSFYYPYVLYIYDNNNNVPYQNTSSYINTVQFEKSLILNIEDIIKKGIEKNNRYFKKSNKDYNASKTILDPNDIYSELQNYNLKNKKIVGYVEIYLLFHMGRCFDSRIERLVVHKEYRNKSFGLLIMYICIYILKYLYYCNRCDLNVENEIALRIYKKLNFVNIQTEVYRLYLHCSYNFLPNNFLTQNDKESIQKFMNSVSKEATN encoded by the coding sequence atggaaaattcacataaagaaaaaaatatcccTGAAATAAACAATTGTGAAAGTTTCAAAGAGTTTTATTTAGATATATTGAACAAAAAGAAAgtgttatataaatatgttttcaCATGGAATAATtacaaatttaaatttaaattaatgtCAACttattatgaatatttaattatatgtaaTCAAATGCTAAGAGATGTTACAACatgcaatatattttttgggccatctttattttttgaaatgaTAGGGAAATCTTTTTATTATCCTTATGTTTTATACatttatgataataataataatgttccTTATCAAAACACAtcttcatatattaatacagTGCAATTTGAGAAATCgcttatattaaatattgaagatatcataaaaaaaggaattgaaaaaaataatcgatatttcaaaaaaagcAATAAAGACTATAATGCTAGTAAAACTATTTTAGATCCAAATGATATTTATTCGGAACTACAAAAttacaatttaaaaaataaaaaaattgttggTTATGTAGAgatatatttgttatttcaCATGGGAAGATGCTTTGATTCAAGAATCGAACGACTTGTAGTTCATAAAgaatatagaaataaatcATTTGGTCTATTAATTatgtacatatgtatatatatattgaaatatttatattattgcaATAGATGTGATTTAAATGTAGAAAATGAAATTGCTTTAagaatatacaaaaaattaaattttgttaatatacAAACTGAAGTATATAGATTATATTTGCACTGtagttataattttttgccaaataattttttaacacaaaatgataaagaaaGTATTCAAAAGTTTATGAATTCAGTTAGCAAGGAGGCAACAAATTAA
- a CDS encoding lecithin:cholesterol acyltransferase, with amino-acid sequence MQVFLFIIILYNCICLTLIYSFNPSIGSIINVLIKTPYKLSFGESNKNSEIANLEGTGNFLNETNTEETEQTVEFESKESKNDDQNVLNIESTPEAVVEYEVADTKEAIVEEASIDKETVIEETADKDDPSVEIKRVKEVTAEEIEKVKESAEKEIKKIKETAAEEVEKIKETVAEEIEIAKEIIAGAVLEQKQKEKEYVSEHTEENEEKKIESEYTEENEEKEIESKYTEENEEKKNESEYTEENEEDTVKEIEVSKNVNIENETIMEEIDNSDVEKLSETEKELKTNEMIQEKYGEFKRAEDSYYWESKSTDVEDGVDDDVDDDEIVGLPKKSNNTIIDNTPKSSVYLVPGLGGSTLIAEYNHAQIDSCSSKALHSKPYRIWLSLSRLFSIRSNVYCLFDTLKLDYDRKKKMYRNKPGVFINVEHYGYIKGVAFLDYIKNKPLRLTRYYGILADKFLENGYIDGKDILSAPYDWRFPLSQQKYEVLKSHIEYIYGLKKGTKVDLIGHSLGGLFINYFLSQFVDEEWKKKYINIVMHINVPFAGSIKAIRALLYSSKDYTLFKLRNILKVSISGSLMKAISHNMGSPFDLIPYRKYYDRDQIVVIINMGKLPIDEKLVQSIVTECGIYNERCYTDREDVNLKTYTLSNWHELLSDDIREKYENYIQYTDRFFSVDHGIPTYCLYSTTRKRNTEYMLFYQDVHFNHDPIIYYGIGDGTISLESLEACKKLQNVKEAKHFVYYKHIGILKSDIVSDYIYNIINQNRTN; translated from the coding sequence ATGCAGGTATTTCTCTTTataatcatattatataactGCATATGTTTGACATTAATATATTCGTTTAACCCATCAATTGGGAGCATCATCAATGTGCTTATAAAAACACCTTATAAATTATCTTTTGGTGAATCCAATAAAAATTCGGAAATTGCGAATTTAGAAGGAACGGGTAATTTTTTGAATGAAACAAACACTGAAGAGACAGAACAAACAGTCGAATTCGAAAGTAAAGAGTCAAAAAATGATGACCAAAATGTATTGAATATCGAATCGACACCTGAAGCAGTGGTCGAGTATGAAGTAGCAGATACTAAAGAAGCTATAGTAGAAGAAGCATCAATCGATAAGGAAACCGTAATAGAAGAGACAGCTGATAAAGATGATCCTTCAGTTGAAATAAAAAGAGTTAAAGAAGTCACAGCCGAAGAAATCGAAAAAGTAAAAGAGAGTgcagaaaaagaaataaaaaaaattaaagaaactGCTGCGGAAGAAGTAGAAAAGATTAAAGAAACTGTAGCAGAAGAAATTGAAATTGCTAAAGAAATAATAGCAGGTGCTGTATTAGAACAAAAACAAAAGGAAAAAGAATACGTATCAGAACATacagaagaaaatgaagaaaaaaaaatagaatcgGAATATacagaagaaaatgaagaaaaagaaatcgAATCGAAATATacagaagaaaatgaagaaaaaaaaaacgaatcAGAATATacagaagaaaatgaagaagataCAGTGAAAGAAATAGAAGTATCAAAAAAcgttaatatagaaaatgaaacTATTATGGAGGAAATAGATAACTCAGATGTTGAAAAGCTTAGTGAAACGGAGaaagaattaaaaacaaatgaAATGATTCAAGAAAAATATGGGGAATTCAAAAGGGCTGAAGATTCCTATTATTGGGAAAGCAAATCTACCGATGTAGAGGATGGTGTAGATGATGACGTTGATGATGATGAGATTGTTGGACTTccaaaaaaaagtaataatacTATTATTGATAATACTCCTAAGAGTAGTGTCTATTTAGTTCCAGGGCTAGGAGGAAGTACGTTAATTGCGGAATACAATCATGCACAGATTGATAGCTGTAGTTCAAAAGCATTACATTCGAAACCTTATAGAATATGGCTTAGTTTAAGCAGATTATTTTCAATTAGATCAAATGTATATTGTTTATTTGATACATTAAAATTAGATTatgatagaaaaaaaaaaatgtatcgCAACAAACCAGGTGTATTTATAAATGTTGAACATTATGGGTATATAAAAGGTGTTGCATTTTtagattatataaaaaataaaccatTGCGTTTAACAAGATATTATGGTATTCTTGCAGATAAATTTTTGGAAAATGGATATATTGATGGAAAAGATATATTAAGTGCCCCATATGATTGGAGATTTCCCCTTTCACAACAAAAATATGAAGTTTTAAAGTCACacattgaatatatatatggactGAAAAAAGGAACTAAAGTCGATTTAATAGGTCATAGTTTAGGTGggttatttattaattattttttatcacaaTTTGTAGATGaagaatggaaaaaaaaatatataaatattgtaatGCATATTAATGTGCCATTTGCTGGTTCGATTAAAGCAATTAGAGCACTACTTTATAGTAGTAAAGATTATACGCTTTTTAAATTAAGAAATATTCTTAAAGTATCTATATCTGGAAGTTTGATGAAAGCTATTTCACATAATATGGGATCTCCATTTGATCTTATACcttatagaaaatattatgacAGAGATCAAATCgttgtaataataaatatgggTAAGTTGCCAATTGATGAGAAACTTGTTCAAAGCATAGTAACCGAATGTGGAATATATAACGAACGATGTTACACTGATAGAGAAGATGTAAATTTAAAGACATATACATTATCAAATTGGCACGAATTGTTAAGTGATGATATAAgggaaaaatatgaaaattatatcCAATACACCGATCGATTTTTTTCAGTAGATCATGGTATTCCAACATATTGTTTGTATAGTACCACTAGAAAAAGAAATACAGAATATATGCTATTTTACCAAGATGTGCACTTTAATCACGATcctataatatattatggtATTGGTGATGGAACAATTTCATTGGAAAGTTTAGAGGCTTGTAAAAAACTCCAAAATGTGAAAGAAGCTAAACACTTTGTATATTACAAACATATTGGAATTTTAAAAAGCGATATAGTTAGTGATTACATATACAATATCATAAATCAAAATAGAACTAATTAA